From the Falco biarmicus isolate bFalBia1 chromosome 19, bFalBia1.pri, whole genome shotgun sequence genome, one window contains:
- the CTSS gene encoding cathepsin S: MKLLASIAFLATLAVALGLPDPTLEWHWQLWKKTYGKEYHHKREEEERRATWERNLRLVTLHNLEHSLGLHSYELGMNHLGDMTSKEVAALLTGLNVASRPKLSSTYRPRPGREVPDTVDWREKGCVTDVKNQGACGSCWAFSAVGALEGQVKLKTGKLVSLSAQNLVDCSMMYGNKGCSGGFMTRAFQYIIDNQGIDSDDSYPYTAQNGTCQYNASARAATCSKYVELPYADEAALKDAVANIGPVSVAIDATQPTFFLYKSGVYDDPQCTQEVNHAVVVIGYGTLNEKDYWLVKNSWGVHFGDQGYIRMSRNHANHCGIASYASYPLI; this comes from the exons ATGAAGCTCCTGGCTTCCATCGCCTTCCTGGCCACGCTCGCAGTGGCACTGGGACTCCCTGACCCCACGCTGGAGTGGCACTGGCAGCTCTGGAAGAAAACCTACGGCAAGGAGTACCACCACAAG agagaggaagaggagcgGCGGGCGACATGGGAGAGGAACTTGCGACTGGTGACGCTGCATAATCTGGAGCACTCCCTGGGGCTGCACTCCTATGAGCTGGGCATGAACCACCTGGGGGACATG ACCAGCAAGGAAGTGGCGGCTCTGTTAACCGGGCTGAACGTTGCTTCCCGGCCGAAGCTGAGCTCCACGTACCGGCCGCGTCCTGGCAGAGAAGTCCCGGACACGGTGGACTGGAGGGAGAAGGGATGCGTCACGGATGTGAAGAACCAG GGTGCGTGTGGGTCGTGCTGGGCGTTCAGTGCCGTGGGAGCCCTCGAAGGCCAGGTGAAGCTGAAGACAGGGAAGCTGGTGTCCCTGAGCGCCCAGAACCTCGTCGACTGCTCCATGATGTACGGGAACAAAGGTTGCAGCGGAGGTTTCATGACCAGAGCTTTCCAGTACATCATCGACAACCAAGGGATTGACTCGGACGACTCCTACCCCTACACAGCTCAG AACGGGACGTGTCAGTACAACGCGTCCGCACGCGCCGCCACCTGCTCCAAGTACGTCGAGCTCCCATACGCTGACGAAGCCGCCCTGAAAGATGCTGTCGCCAACATCGGACCCGTCTCCGTCGCCATTGACGCCACCCAGCCCACCTTCTTCTTGTACAAGTCAG GGGTGTACGATGACCCCCAGTGCACGCAGGAGGTGAATCACGCCGTCGTGGTAATCGGCTACGGCACCCTGAACGAGAAGGATTACTGGCTGGTGAAAAACAG CTGGGGTGTGCATTTTGGTGACCAGGGCTATATCCGCATGTCGAGAAACCACGCGAACCATTGCGGTATCGCCAGTTACGCCTCTTACCCGCTCATCTAG